A stretch of Myxococcus hansupus DNA encodes these proteins:
- a CDS encoding acyltransferase family protein, whose protein sequence is MRFRDVARVTAYAGDLVSQLGPSFTFQKRETRHPGLDGARGLAVLAMVVGHTLDALLAPAVRAHPWVQTYWTFRGITAPLFLLVSGWAVVAALGSRPTAARDTYGKRLRRALLLIFLGYLVHWPGWSAVRHMGWTEKMLTTVLTFDALQCIGFALLFGATLLALAPVRWGRTVVLVALAVALPLVSSTMWSLGEGLPGPLRQFIGSGGTSRFPFFPWASYFFAGALAAHLLNVLRPGWTQGLALVVLGGGLIWVMRGQEADWGPSSAWLVAYRVGQGLLVLGIVNLLPQRVSGTLAPLGRLSLWIYVLHLPIVYGWASYSGLSSRVGPTLGLLPALSIGVGLLLGCALVARIGSWIRDQARPWRTGSTTLQASVGSLGSRGG, encoded by the coding sequence ATGCGTTTTCGAGACGTGGCCCGAGTCACGGCCTATGCTGGAGACCTCGTGAGTCAGCTCGGCCCTTCCTTCACGTTCCAGAAACGAGAGACCCGGCATCCGGGCCTCGACGGCGCCCGCGGGCTCGCCGTGCTGGCGATGGTCGTGGGCCACACGCTGGACGCGCTGCTGGCGCCGGCGGTTCGCGCACACCCTTGGGTCCAGACGTACTGGACCTTCCGCGGCATCACCGCGCCGCTGTTCCTGCTGGTCAGCGGCTGGGCGGTGGTGGCGGCGTTGGGCTCCCGGCCCACCGCGGCGCGGGACACCTACGGGAAGCGGCTGCGCCGCGCGCTCCTGCTCATCTTCCTGGGATACCTCGTGCACTGGCCCGGCTGGTCCGCCGTGCGGCACATGGGGTGGACCGAGAAGATGCTGACGACGGTGCTCACCTTCGACGCGCTCCAGTGCATCGGCTTCGCGTTGCTCTTCGGCGCCACGCTGCTCGCCCTGGCCCCGGTCCGATGGGGCCGCACCGTGGTGCTGGTGGCGTTGGCGGTGGCCCTGCCGCTGGTGTCGTCGACGATGTGGTCCCTGGGTGAAGGACTCCCCGGCCCGCTGCGCCAGTTCATCGGCAGCGGCGGCACCAGCCGCTTCCCCTTCTTCCCCTGGGCCAGCTACTTCTTCGCGGGCGCCCTCGCCGCGCACCTGCTGAATGTGCTGCGCCCGGGCTGGACGCAGGGGCTGGCGCTGGTGGTGCTCGGCGGCGGCCTCATCTGGGTCATGCGCGGTCAGGAGGCCGATTGGGGCCCCTCCAGCGCCTGGCTCGTCGCCTACCGCGTGGGACAGGGTCTGCTGGTGCTCGGCATCGTGAACCTGCTGCCCCAGCGCGTCAGTGGGACGCTGGCCCCCCTGGGCCGCCTGTCGCTGTGGATCTACGTCCTGCACCTGCCCATCGTGTACGGCTGGGCCAGCTACTCGGGCCTGTCCAGCCGCGTGGGTCCCACGCTGGGACTGCTGCCCGCCCTGAGCATTGGCGTGGGCTTGCTCCTGGGATGCGCGCTGGTGGCCCGCATCGGCAGTTGGATACGGGACCAGGCGCGTCCGTGGCGCACCGGCTCCACCACGCTGCAAGCCAGCGTCGGCAGCCTGGGTTCGCGCGGCGGTTGA